The Miscanthus floridulus cultivar M001 unplaced genomic scaffold, ASM1932011v1 os_2465, whole genome shotgun sequence nucleotide sequence TGGCATCTTGTCTCACTGTTTTGCATTAGTCTCATGTAATCCAATCTGCTGTCCAACTGTCCTAATTTTTTTTTTATGATGCCCATTCCACCATATTCTGCCTATCATTTCCATTATGTTGAAAACTGCAATCTGATTTGGAATTTTTTGCATCAAGATGAAATGGTGGGGTCTTCTGAGGACAAACCAAGCTCAGGAGACACAGACGCGACGGACCTGGGTCAGGAGCACAGCTCACGGTTGGCTGACCGTGAGCTCAAGGAGATGCTGCTGAAGAAGTACAGCGGCCGTCTCAGCCGGCTGCGGTCCGAGTtcctgaagaagaggaagaaagggaAGCTACCAAAGGATGCTCGGTCGGCGCTGATGGACTGGTGGAACACGCATTACCGCTGGCCGTACCCTACGGTAACATCCTGACAACACACACCTTTGATCTTTCCTTGCCCAAATGTCAAATCTGTGATCAGCATTGCTCAAATGTCAATATCTTGGGGATGATATTGATACGGTGGCGTTTGCAGGAAGAGGATAAGGTGAGGCTGGCGGCAATGACTGGGCTGGACCCGAAACAGATAAACAACTGGTTCATCAACCAGCGGAAGCGGCACTGGAAGCCATCGGAGGACATGCGGTTCGCGCTCATGGAGGGCGTCACCGGAGGCGGATCATCCTCCGGGACGACGCTGTACTTCGACACGGGCACGATCGGGCCGTGATCGACTCTCTGACGACACTAGTTTCGGCAGGCGAAAGATACACATTTACTGGGCAAATAGTGTTTGCATTGCAGTTgaactgcactgcactgcaccgcGCCGCCAATGGGGTAATTGTTGGTTGATATGGAGATTAGTCACATGATGAACCAATAACCGCTGTCATTTTG carries:
- the LOC136534980 gene encoding homeobox protein knotted-1-like 5; this encodes MVGSSEDKPSSGDTDATDLGQEHSSRLADRELKEMLLKKYSGRLSRLRSEFLKKRKKGKLPKDARSALMDWWNTHYRWPYPTEEDKVRLAAMTGLDPKQINNWFINQRKRHWKPSEDMRFALMEGVTGGGSSSGTTLYFDTGTIGP